In one window of Proteiniborus sp. DW1 DNA:
- a CDS encoding DUF6199 family natural product biosynthesis protein, whose product MKRGRISILFKIVVSILLIINIINPNLSWKMKEGWISKDAKPNNSYLVMTRIFSFILLFVLWVFV is encoded by the coding sequence GTGAAAAGGGGGAGAATATCAATACTTTTCAAGATTGTTGTAAGCATATTATTAATTATAAATATTATAAATCCTAACTTGTCATGGAAGATGAAAGAAGGATGGATTTCTAAAGATGCAAAACCTAACAATTCGTATTTAGTCATGACTAGAATATTTTCTTTTATACTATTATTTGTTTTATGGGTTTTTGTATAG
- the serS gene encoding serine--tRNA ligase, which yields MLDIKRIRLNTEEVKKGLAKRNGEFDIDKIVELDEKRRQILVKVEEMKARQNQVSKEVPKLKKEGKDATAVLNEMKELSQKIKDYDSDVKEVEVQLNDLLLRIPNVPNPNVAVGASDEDNIEIRRWGEPRKFDFELKAHWDIGTNLDILDFERASKITGARFTIFKGLGATLERAIINFMLNLHTNEHGYKEISPPFMVNRASMTGTGQLPKFEEDAFKIPDKDFFLVPTAEVPVTNIHRDEILDEVLLPVNYTAYTPCFRQEAGSAGRDTRGLIRNHQFDKVELVKLVKPQTSYDELEKLTNNAEKVLQLLNIPYRVVELCTGDLGFSSAKTYDIEVWMPSYNRYVEISSCSNFEDFQARRANLKYRDKETGKAEYVHTLNGSGLAVGRTLAAILENFQQEDGSVIIPEALRPYMGGIERIRK from the coding sequence ATGCTAGATATTAAACGAATCAGATTAAACACAGAAGAAGTAAAAAAAGGTCTTGCTAAAAGAAATGGAGAATTTGACATAGACAAAATAGTAGAGTTAGACGAAAAAAGAAGGCAAATATTAGTTAAGGTTGAAGAAATGAAAGCAAGACAAAACCAAGTTTCAAAAGAAGTTCCTAAACTAAAAAAAGAAGGAAAAGATGCAACAGCAGTACTAAATGAAATGAAGGAGTTATCTCAAAAAATTAAGGACTATGATAGTGATGTAAAAGAAGTAGAAGTTCAGCTTAATGATTTGCTTCTCAGAATACCTAATGTCCCCAATCCTAATGTTGCTGTAGGGGCTAGTGACGAAGACAATATTGAAATAAGAAGATGGGGAGAGCCTAGAAAATTTGATTTTGAACTTAAGGCACACTGGGATATAGGTACGAACCTTGATATACTAGATTTTGAGAGAGCTTCAAAGATTACAGGAGCTAGATTTACTATATTTAAGGGATTAGGAGCTACATTAGAAAGGGCTATTATAAACTTTATGCTAAACCTTCATACTAATGAGCATGGATATAAAGAAATATCACCACCTTTTATGGTGAATAGGGCTAGTATGACTGGTACTGGACAACTTCCAAAATTTGAAGAGGATGCATTTAAGATTCCTGATAAAGACTTTTTCCTTGTACCAACTGCTGAGGTTCCAGTTACAAATATCCATAGAGATGAGATACTAGATGAAGTCTTGCTTCCAGTAAACTATACTGCATATACCCCTTGTTTTAGACAAGAAGCTGGGTCAGCAGGAAGAGATACTAGAGGTCTTATAAGAAATCACCAATTTGACAAGGTAGAGTTAGTGAAGCTAGTTAAACCACAAACATCATATGATGAATTAGAGAAGCTAACTAATAATGCAGAAAAGGTATTGCAACTACTGAATATTCCATACAGAGTAGTGGAGCTATGTACAGGAGATTTAGGCTTCTCATCAGCTAAGACTTACGATATAGAAGTATGGATGCCTAGCTATAATAGATATGTGGAGATTTCTTCTTGTAGTAACTTTGAGGATTTTCAAGCAAGAAGAGCTAATCTAAAATATAGGGACAAGGAAACTGGTAAGGCTGAATATGTTCATACTCTAAATGGCTCAGGTCTTGCTGTAGGAAGAACCTTAGCGGCAATCCTTGAAAACTTCCAACAAGAAGATGGCAGTGTAATTATCCCAGAGGCTTTAAGACCTTATATGGGTGGAATAGAGAGAATTAGGAAATAG